A portion of the Sulfurospirillum diekertiae genome contains these proteins:
- a CDS encoding ABC transporter permease translates to MKLVLQKLGYVVLMLCIISLISFGAIHLAPNSFFASGELNPNITPEALEQLKHVYGLDQSLPAQFFAWFKAMLQLDFGISFASGKAVRDEILERLPITLLMNVVSLIFVFILALYWGIKSAMKQSSLYDKSIKQFALISYAMPSFYLSLLLVIVFSVQWKFFPISGLHSQGINGNSMIYILDMAWHLVLPIFVMVFGGLGSLILYVRSLTLNILKSDYIFFAKSRGIEGRALLTHFILPNLSPPIVTILGLSLPGLIGGSVILESIFAINGMGLLFYQSALSRDYPVIMGILIISSFLTLFGNMIADLILTKLNPHFKRRG, encoded by the coding sequence ATGAAATTAGTGCTGCAAAAACTTGGATATGTAGTACTAATGCTCTGCATTATCTCGTTGATCTCTTTTGGAGCAATTCATCTTGCTCCAAACTCTTTCTTTGCCAGTGGTGAGCTCAATCCTAACATCACACCTGAAGCATTAGAGCAACTCAAACATGTTTATGGGCTCGATCAATCTTTACCAGCACAATTTTTTGCATGGTTTAAAGCGATGCTCCAACTCGACTTTGGTATCTCGTTTGCTAGTGGTAAGGCTGTGCGCGATGAGATTCTAGAGAGACTTCCTATTACCCTTTTGATGAATGTTGTGAGTTTGATTTTTGTCTTTATACTGGCTTTGTATTGGGGTATAAAATCTGCTATGAAGCAATCAAGCTTGTATGATAAAAGCATCAAACAGTTTGCGCTCATTAGCTATGCCATGCCTTCTTTTTACCTCTCCCTTCTTTTGGTGATTGTATTTTCCGTTCAATGGAAATTCTTCCCCATTTCAGGACTACATTCGCAAGGTATCAATGGTAATAGCATGATTTATATACTTGATATGGCATGGCATCTTGTTTTACCTATCTTTGTAATGGTCTTTGGTGGGCTTGGTAGCTTGATTTTGTATGTGCGAAGTTTGACACTCAATATTTTGAAGAGTGATTATATCTTTTTTGCAAAAAGTAGAGGCATTGAAGGAAGAGCACTTTTAACACATTTTATTCTCCCCAATCTCTCTCCTCCGATTGTTACGATTCTAGGGCTTTCGCTTCCTGGGTTGATTGGTGGAAGTGTCATTTTAGAGTCTATTTTTGCGATTAACGGTATGGGACTCTTATTTTATCAAAGTGCATTAAGTAGGGATTACCCTGTGATTATGGGAATACTGATTATTTCATCTTTCTTGACTTTATTTGGCAATATGATTGCCGATTTGATTTTAACAAAACTCAATCCTCATTTTAAACGACGAGGATAA
- the nadD gene encoding nicotinate (nicotinamide) nucleotide adenylyltransferase, which yields MNIAIFGGSFDPPHSGHELIVKKALEILDIDKLLVVTTYLSPFKESFCAPASMRQKWLAKMFEGMEKVEIFSYECDQKRQVPTIETVLHVKSLYPEAKLFLLVGSDSFSSLPKWNRYDELCKLVEFVVAPRGEFTPPKDLKILPINVNISSSKLRSFLDPRFIPKAIKNEVIAFYTRNPMDNRIERIVTALSDKKAEDIQVFDMSGKDYFVNTVVIATTMGERHGLSLLDHLKTELKGAGESFLNVDADDNWTVIDMGDVLIHLMTPQYRLKYNLELFLKEREEEMKKVRSVE from the coding sequence TTGAATATAGCTATTTTTGGAGGTTCTTTCGATCCTCCTCACTCTGGGCACGAACTCATTGTTAAAAAAGCCCTTGAAATTCTTGATATTGACAAGCTTTTAGTCGTGACTACTTACCTCAGCCCTTTTAAAGAGAGCTTTTGCGCCCCCGCATCAATGCGCCAGAAATGGCTGGCTAAGATGTTTGAAGGTATGGAGAAGGTCGAAATTTTTTCCTATGAATGTGATCAAAAAAGGCAAGTTCCTACCATTGAAACTGTTTTACATGTAAAGAGTTTGTATCCAGAAGCAAAACTCTTTTTACTCGTTGGAAGTGATAGTTTTTCCTCTCTTCCTAAATGGAACCGCTATGATGAGCTTTGTAAGCTTGTTGAATTTGTAGTAGCACCCAGAGGAGAGTTTACTCCCCCAAAAGACTTGAAAATTTTACCAATTAATGTTAATATCAGTTCTTCAAAGCTCCGCTCATTTTTGGACCCAAGATTTATTCCAAAAGCCATCAAAAATGAAGTGATAGCGTTTTATACAAGGAATCCAATGGATAATAGAATTGAAAGAATCGTAACTGCTCTGAGCGATAAAAAAGCAGAAGATATACAAGTATTTGATATGAGTGGCAAAGATTATTTTGTTAACACCGTTGTTATTGCAACCACAATGGGTGAGCGACACGGGCTTTCACTTTTAGATCATCTCAAAACAGAGCTCAAAGGCGCAGGTGAAAGCTTTTTAAATGTTGATGCCGATGATAACTGGACGGTGATTGATATGGGGGATGTACTCATTCATCTTATGACACCACAGTATCGTCTCAAATATAACTTAGAACTCTTTCTCAAAGAAAGAGAAGAAGAGATGAAAAAAGTAAGAAGCGTAGAATAG
- a CDS encoding TonB-dependent receptor has protein sequence MKIILLIALSVGLLLADTLDSLLQEYKTTSDNSLQTVNEKIGHVVIYSQKEIRLMQYTKLNDILKELPLLNVNTNQFGLTNYSLIGSKTTTSGFFRFFINDHEISSGYDQSTSLSWSDLPLDFVDHVEIYYGESSFSFGNETGIYFVRIYTKSALKENGSELNGLITTKGSHSESFTNSSSLENGWSYLMFLNHEQIKYTTLYDGHKLNTNGDKKYLYADVSNETTKINMGYTDVSKNNYAGLALDATPDSGQNLSKDFFINYTHYFLDDKSLKANLSVDVNDRSYDEANAQGIGLIPVLNFSNLGATIPKNFNEDL, from the coding sequence ATGAAAATTATTTTATTGATTGCATTAAGTGTCGGTCTACTCTTAGCTGACACACTCGACTCTTTACTTCAAGAATATAAAACAACTTCTGATAATTCATTGCAAACCGTCAATGAAAAAATTGGGCATGTCGTTATTTATTCGCAAAAAGAAATTCGATTGATGCAGTACACTAAACTCAACGATATTTTAAAAGAACTCCCTCTTCTTAACGTTAATACCAACCAATTTGGATTGACCAATTACTCTCTTATCGGTTCCAAAACAACAACCAGCGGCTTCTTTAGATTTTTCATTAATGACCATGAGATCAGTTCAGGTTACGATCAATCCACTTCACTCTCTTGGAGCGATTTACCTTTAGATTTTGTTGATCACGTTGAGATTTACTATGGTGAGAGCTCCTTTTCCTTTGGGAATGAAACAGGTATCTATTTTGTACGTATTTACACCAAATCAGCGCTGAAAGAGAATGGCTCTGAACTCAATGGATTGATCACAACAAAAGGTTCTCATTCAGAAAGTTTTACCAACTCTTCAAGTTTGGAAAATGGTTGGTCTTATTTAATGTTTCTCAACCATGAACAGATTAAATATACAACACTTTACGATGGTCATAAACTTAATACCAATGGCGATAAGAAATATCTTTATGCCGACGTTAGCAATGAAACGACAAAAATCAACATGGGCTATACGGATGTTTCTAAAAATAATTATGCGGGACTCGCCCTTGATGCTACACCTGATAGTGGACAAAATCTCTCCAAAGATTTTTTCATTAACTATACACACTATTTTCTAGACGACAAGTCGCTTAAAGCCAACCTCTCTGTCGATGTGAATGATCGAAGTTATGATGAAGCAAATGCGCAAGGTATAGGACTGATCCCTGTTTTAAATTTCTCCAATCTTGGGGCAACCATTCCTAAAAATTTTAACGAAGATCTATGA
- the nusA gene encoding transcription termination factor NusA, with translation MEKIIDIIESIAHEKGLDINEVKNTVTLALVKTAKRIYGAEYEYGAEIDPATKTLKLYQKVIVVEPDDTRLLEGNENFIAIKDAKEVDPDIEIGDELTYELPLDNLGRTAAATLQKELEYHIQRLLENNIFEKYQKLVGKTVFGSVVRVDNDENTYIEIEEIRAVLPRKNRIKGEKFKVGNVVKSVIRKVLIDKSQGMYVELSRTSPKFLESLLELEVPEIKDELIKIIGSARIPGERAKVALSSLHPNIDAVGATVGTKGVRINAVSKELHNENIDCIEYSNIPEIFIARALSPAIISNVKIQNGKAIVTLPSDQKSKAIGKNGINIRLTSMLTGFEIELVESASSTQTAGESSNDDQLDRDPNALKNLFGGL, from the coding sequence ATGGAAAAAATTATAGACATTATAGAATCTATTGCCCATGAAAAAGGGTTGGATATTAACGAAGTTAAAAATACCGTTACACTTGCTCTTGTCAAAACAGCCAAAAGAATTTATGGTGCAGAATACGAATATGGCGCTGAAATTGATCCAGCAACTAAAACACTTAAACTCTATCAAAAAGTCATTGTCGTTGAACCTGATGATACAAGACTTTTAGAAGGTAATGAAAATTTTATTGCTATTAAAGACGCTAAAGAGGTTGACCCAGACATCGAAATTGGTGATGAACTCACGTATGAATTACCTCTTGATAACCTAGGTAGAACAGCCGCTGCAACGCTTCAAAAAGAACTTGAATACCACATTCAACGCTTACTTGAAAACAATATTTTTGAAAAATATCAAAAACTTGTAGGCAAAACTGTTTTCGGATCTGTTGTAAGAGTTGATAACGACGAAAATACGTATATTGAAATAGAAGAAATCCGAGCGGTATTGCCACGCAAAAACCGTATCAAGGGTGAAAAATTCAAAGTCGGAAACGTGGTTAAAAGTGTTATTCGAAAAGTTTTAATTGATAAATCACAAGGGATGTATGTCGAACTTTCTCGTACCAGCCCAAAATTTTTAGAATCTCTTTTAGAACTTGAAGTACCTGAGATTAAAGATGAACTTATTAAAATTATTGGCAGTGCTAGAATTCCAGGAGAACGTGCAAAAGTAGCTCTCAGTTCATTGCACCCTAATATTGACGCTGTTGGAGCAACTGTCGGTACAAAAGGTGTGAGAATTAATGCGGTCAGTAAAGAGTTACATAATGAAAATATTGACTGTATCGAATACTCCAATATCCCAGAAATCTTTATCGCACGTGCGCTTTCTCCTGCGATTATTTCTAATGTCAAAATTCAAAATGGTAAAGCCATTGTAACACTTCCGAGCGATCAAAAATCAAAAGCAATTGGTAAGAATGGTATCAATATTCGTCTTACATCAATGCTCACGGGATTTGAAATTGAATTGGTCGAGTCTGCTTCATCAACCCAAACAGCAGGTGAATCTTCCAATGATGACCAACTTGATCGTGATCCAAACGCCCTTAAAAATCTTTTTGGCGGACTTTAA
- a CDS encoding triose-phosphate isomerase — translation MIIASNFKTNYTRGAAKAFIKEIQSFISQTNSEQQVRIFAPFTALDHFDEVSNLKVGAQNFYPVQSGSYTGEIGFEQLEEFGIDTVLIGHSERRHILKESQNFIATKYDFAKAREVEIIYCIGEPAEIRVQGIDAVMSYLWEQFEGIEINYDKLIIAYEPVWAIGTGLTASLEDIEEVLTRLREKLCTPLLYGGSVKVDNIDAILHVKACDGVLVGTASWNEKAFCEMIRIADNVTK, via the coding sequence ATGATTATTGCTTCAAATTTCAAAACAAACTACACCAGAGGCGCTGCAAAGGCTTTTATCAAAGAGATTCAATCCTTTATTTCGCAAACAAACAGTGAACAACAGGTACGTATCTTTGCACCCTTTACTGCGCTTGATCATTTTGATGAAGTATCAAATCTCAAAGTTGGTGCACAAAACTTTTATCCGGTACAGAGTGGTTCTTATACGGGTGAAATTGGCTTTGAGCAGCTTGAAGAATTTGGTATTGATACGGTGCTTATTGGGCACAGTGAGAGACGTCATATTCTTAAAGAATCACAAAATTTTATCGCTACAAAATATGATTTTGCGAAGGCAAGAGAAGTAGAAATTATCTACTGCATTGGTGAGCCTGCTGAGATTCGTGTGCAAGGCATTGATGCTGTCATGAGTTATCTTTGGGAACAATTTGAAGGTATTGAAATTAACTATGACAAACTCATCATTGCGTACGAGCCTGTTTGGGCGATTGGTACAGGACTCACTGCTAGTTTAGAAGACATTGAAGAAGTTTTAACACGACTTCGTGAAAAACTCTGCACACCTCTGTTGTATGGGGGTAGTGTAAAAGTTGATAATATAGACGCTATTTTACATGTAAAGGCATGTGATGGTGTTTTAGTAGGAACAGCTAGTTGGAATGAAAAAGCATTTTGCGAGATGATTCGTATCGCAGATAACGTAACAAAATAA
- the gap gene encoding type I glyceraldehyde-3-phosphate dehydrogenase, with protein sequence MALKIAINGFGRIGRCVARIIDSRDDVELVCVNDTAERATTKQLLKYDSVHGVFQGHVELLENDYMQIGKSNVKMFSTRDAKELNFADYGVDVVLECTGALLTQKDMQVFIDNGVKKVVLSAPAKDDTPTFVLGVNEHTYAGQAIVSNASCTTNCLGPVAKVLDDAFGIDKGLMTTVHSYTNDQNILDVKHRKNDLRRARAAAVNMIPTSTGAAKAIGLVLPHLKGRLHGQSVRVPTPNVSMVDLNVILKKETTKEEINALFTENANGKLKGILEVDVEQRVSQDFVTTSWSSIVAVDLTQVICGNMVKVMAWYDNEWGYSTRLIDMAVHVSK encoded by the coding sequence ATGGCACTCAAAATTGCTATAAATGGATTTGGTCGCATCGGAAGATGTGTTGCTAGAATTATTGATTCACGCGATGACGTTGAGCTTGTATGTGTGAATGACACAGCTGAACGTGCTACCACAAAACAACTACTTAAATACGATAGTGTCCATGGTGTTTTCCAAGGTCACGTTGAATTGCTTGAAAATGATTATATGCAAATAGGAAAATCAAACGTTAAAATGTTTTCAACCCGTGATGCCAAAGAGCTCAATTTCGCAGATTATGGCGTGGATGTCGTGCTTGAATGTACGGGGGCGCTTTTAACGCAAAAAGATATGCAGGTGTTTATTGACAATGGTGTCAAAAAAGTTGTTCTTTCTGCCCCTGCAAAAGATGATACACCAACCTTCGTTTTAGGTGTCAATGAACATACCTATGCAGGGCAAGCCATCGTCTCCAATGCTAGCTGTACAACTAACTGTTTAGGACCTGTAGCAAAAGTACTCGATGATGCGTTTGGTATTGACAAAGGTTTGATGACAACGGTTCACTCTTACACCAATGATCAAAATATTTTAGATGTGAAGCATCGTAAAAATGATTTACGTCGTGCACGCGCAGCGGCTGTGAATATGATCCCAACGAGTACGGGTGCTGCCAAAGCGATCGGCCTGGTTCTTCCGCACCTTAAAGGACGTTTACACGGACAAAGCGTACGTGTTCCAACGCCTAATGTCTCAATGGTTGACCTTAATGTTATCCTTAAGAAAGAGACAACCAAAGAAGAAATCAATGCGCTCTTTACTGAAAATGCTAATGGTAAACTAAAGGGTATTCTCGAAGTCGATGTTGAACAACGGGTTTCTCAAGATTTCGTGACTACTTCATGGAGTTCCATTGTTGCAGTCGATTTGACACAAGTTATTTGCGGCAATATGGTCAAAGTGATGGCATGGTATGACAATGAGTGGGGCTATTCGACACGTTTGATCGATATGGCAGTCCACGTAAGTAAATAA
- a CDS encoding phosphoglycerate kinase has product MIRSIRDLDIEGKKVFIRCDFNVPLDEFTNITDDRRVRSAIPTIRYCLDHGCSIILASHLGRPKGAVDEKYSLAPVQMRLKRLLDKEVVLATDVIGKDATEKAAALQPGEILLLENLRFSKGETANDEEFAKALADMAEVYINDAFGVCHRAHASVEAITHYFNEKSSAAGFLLQKEVEFSKNLLRRPTRPFVAVVGGSKVSGKLQALVNLLPRVDKLVIGGGMAFTFLKAQGLDIGNSIVEDELLDEANRVMEEAKRLGVKIYLPVDVVAAQTCSQDATIKFVTVQEIPKGWMGLDIGPATSRLFREALADAQTILWNGPMGVFELEKFSKGSFKMSHVIAEAHATTVVGGGDTADVVARAGDADEMTFISTGGGASLELIEGKELPGVKVLSKDETE; this is encoded by the coding sequence ATGATTCGCTCCATTAGAGATTTGGATATTGAAGGTAAAAAAGTTTTTATTCGTTGTGATTTCAATGTGCCTTTAGATGAGTTCACCAATATTACGGACGATAGACGTGTACGTTCAGCGATTCCTACCATTCGTTACTGTTTAGATCATGGGTGCTCTATCATTTTGGCAAGTCACTTGGGACGTCCAAAAGGTGCTGTGGATGAGAAATATTCACTTGCTCCCGTCCAGATGAGGCTAAAACGTCTTTTAGACAAAGAGGTCGTTTTGGCGACCGATGTGATTGGTAAAGATGCAACGGAAAAAGCAGCGGCTTTACAACCGGGTGAAATTTTACTGTTAGAAAATCTTCGTTTCAGTAAAGGTGAAACTGCTAATGACGAAGAGTTTGCAAAAGCGCTGGCTGATATGGCAGAAGTGTACATCAACGATGCATTTGGTGTATGCCACCGTGCACATGCTTCCGTTGAAGCAATTACACACTATTTTAATGAAAAAAGTTCTGCAGCAGGATTTCTCCTTCAAAAAGAGGTTGAATTTTCTAAAAACCTTCTTCGCCGTCCAACACGCCCATTTGTAGCCGTTGTCGGTGGTAGTAAAGTCAGTGGTAAACTTCAAGCTCTGGTCAACTTACTCCCTCGTGTTGATAAACTTGTTATTGGTGGCGGTATGGCGTTTACCTTCTTAAAAGCGCAAGGGCTGGATATTGGTAATTCAATCGTTGAAGACGAATTACTTGATGAAGCAAACCGCGTTATGGAAGAGGCTAAACGTTTAGGGGTCAAAATTTACCTTCCCGTGGATGTTGTTGCCGCACAAACGTGCTCTCAAGATGCTACGATCAAGTTTGTGACGGTTCAAGAAATTCCAAAAGGTTGGATGGGCTTAGATATTGGGCCTGCAACATCTCGACTTTTTAGAGAGGCACTCGCGGATGCGCAAACGATTCTCTGGAATGGGCCAATGGGTGTTTTTGAGCTTGAAAAATTTTCCAAAGGTAGTTTTAAAATGTCCCATGTGATTGCAGAAGCTCACGCAACAACCGTTGTGGGTGGTGGCGATACTGCCGATGTGGTTGCCCGTGCAGGCGATGCTGATGAGATGACCTTCATCTCTACAGGGGGTGGCGCAAGTTTAGAGCTTATCGAAGGTAAAGAGCTTCCAGGTGTTAAAGTTTTAAGTAAAGATGAGACTGAGTAA
- the fabI gene encoding enoyl-ACP reductase FabI — MIMKGKKGLIVGIANNKSIAYGIAKACKEQGAELAFTYLNEQLEKRVRPIAEEFGCDKVYELDINNPAHLEALTTSLEKDFGKIDFVVHSVAYAPKEALTGRFVDTTKEAFDIALGTSAYSLVSLSRACLPVMNDNGSILTLTYLGGPRYVPHYNVMGVAKAALESCVRYLAVDLGRRGIRVNAISAGPIKTLAASGIGDFRMILNWNEINAPLRKNVTTDEVGNSGMYLLSDLSSCVTGEVHYVDAGYSIMGMGMDETDAEGHTVLAWDNQK; from the coding sequence ATGATCATGAAAGGCAAAAAAGGTCTTATCGTAGGTATTGCCAATAATAAATCGATTGCATATGGGATTGCAAAAGCATGTAAAGAACAAGGTGCAGAGTTAGCATTTACGTATTTAAACGAGCAATTAGAAAAAAGAGTACGTCCTATCGCTGAGGAGTTTGGTTGTGACAAAGTGTATGAGCTTGACATCAATAACCCAGCTCATTTGGAAGCTTTAACAACTTCGTTGGAAAAAGATTTTGGAAAGATCGATTTTGTGGTTCACTCTGTTGCGTATGCTCCTAAAGAGGCCTTGACGGGTAGATTTGTCGATACTACTAAAGAAGCCTTTGATATTGCTCTTGGTACATCAGCCTATTCATTGGTTTCACTCTCACGTGCGTGTTTACCAGTGATGAACGATAATGGTTCTATTTTGACTTTAACATACTTGGGTGGACCTCGTTATGTCCCTCACTACAATGTAATGGGCGTTGCAAAAGCGGCATTAGAATCGTGCGTACGTTACCTTGCCGTTGATCTTGGACGTCGAGGAATTCGTGTGAATGCGATTAGTGCAGGTCCTATCAAAACATTGGCAGCCAGTGGTATTGGTGATTTTAGAATGATCCTTAATTGGAATGAAATTAATGCACCTCTTCGTAAAAATGTAACGACCGATGAAGTGGGTAACAGTGGTATGTATCTTTTAAGTGATCTCTCAAGCTGTGTGACCGGTGAAGTTCACTATGTCGATGCAGGGTATAGCATCATGGGTATGGGTATGGATGAAACTGATGCAGAAGGTCATACCGTACTAGCATGGGATAATCAAAAATAA
- a CDS encoding TonB-dependent receptor domain-containing protein has product MAALNVKNKTYDVQNRETTNFMNQTRNVGNYNAFDEETTSSILFQDNYKLNDTLILVANAKLDSYDRNAYLQDSTETLLRVGAIYTPTENWGFKSFYTQTALPPSFYNVDYADRTKPNLKSQQYYIYTLEAVYTEGDSKFGINYNHVDMDNFLYLTPVGFINIDRTITTNGLIFDYEYSFSNRDKIKLNYYTSNLSETVNNSTKGGFIKFMGGYQKFDYFTSVIYRNGYEYLNLDIPNSFDMSLGATYHVTKDLSYSIKASNILDKSTKSLYLENFGKTNFALDDNDRSVTLSFRWVF; this is encoded by the coding sequence ATCGCAGCACTCAATGTTAAAAACAAAACCTATGATGTGCAAAACCGTGAAACCACCAATTTCATGAATCAAACACGCAATGTAGGAAACTATAACGCTTTTGATGAAGAGACCACTTCATCGATACTCTTTCAAGACAATTATAAACTAAACGATACACTTATTTTAGTGGCTAATGCAAAACTTGATTCCTATGATCGTAATGCCTACCTACAAGACAGTACAGAGACGCTTTTAAGAGTTGGCGCTATCTATACCCCAACCGAAAATTGGGGATTTAAAAGTTTTTATACCCAAACAGCCCTTCCTCCATCTTTTTACAATGTCGATTATGCCGATAGAACTAAACCCAATCTCAAATCTCAGCAGTATTATATCTATACCCTCGAGGCGGTTTATACCGAAGGAGATTCCAAATTTGGCATTAACTACAATCATGTTGATATGGATAATTTTCTCTATCTTACTCCTGTTGGATTTATCAATATTGACCGTACTATCACCACAAATGGGCTCATCTTTGACTACGAGTATAGCTTTTCCAATAGGGACAAAATCAAACTCAATTACTATACTTCCAATTTGAGTGAGACCGTCAATAACTCAACCAAAGGCGGTTTTATCAAATTTATGGGTGGGTATCAAAAGTTTGATTACTTCACTTCAGTGATCTATCGAAATGGCTATGAATACCTTAATCTTGATATTCCCAATAGCTTTGATATGAGCCTTGGTGCGACCTATCATGTCACAAAAGATTTGAGTTATAGTATTAAAGCAAGCAACATTTTAGATAAATCGACAAAGTCACTGTATTTAGAAAATTTTGGAAAAACCAATTTTGCATTAGATGACAATGATCGAAGTGTCACTCTCTCCTTTAGGTGGGTTTTCTAA
- a CDS encoding EAL domain-containing protein, protein MDSDKLFFKYPFYFIFPTFIIATILGLVLFSTANLEQSIEKKLFEISISDVFSITNNSASSIQSLLKESTDYTSDIKLNSALQHKIEESLKTLITPNIKYAYLLYRDSRGVFRFLGDASKHEDKAFIDQKFDADSPEWLDIYAQKKALIIRHSMLQQLSMSYLVPIMYQNNVELILAIDFSIQKVEEINQIIHMIQNGIFVVMAVIFIILFFVIIQAVRFRAVKKTAFIDKLTNVYNRNYLQKYEDFINLNDYILATLDIDYFKKVNDTYGHDAGDKVLKQVADTILLAIRHKDDIVIRYGGEEFLILAKTRRDDHLGALNVIERISHTIQETRFHISSNESIKVTVSIGVNLVPYKSRTFSEAFKLADIALYNAKNKGRNTIDIYDENEYTQNLCLSLNEIKAAIEENRILCYYQAIVDTQTQKLSHYEALLRIIDKNGSIILPEKILPTIRGTFVLRNITKEVLRICYEQLVEKPSIAININLNPHDIIDEAILTLLKSYAKQKNIAHRMGLEIIESEEITHRDDAKNNLLMLKKLGYRILIDDFGSGYSNFIYLTEIKTDFIKIDGTIIQKILDDKISFLLVKNIVSFAKEAHIKVIAEYVSNEMIYDKIKSLGIEYSQGLFFAEPTPSIAS, encoded by the coding sequence ATGGATAGCGACAAGCTCTTTTTTAAATATCCATTCTATTTCATTTTTCCAACGTTTATTATTGCGACCATTTTAGGACTCGTGCTTTTTTCAACAGCCAATCTGGAACAAAGCATTGAAAAAAAGCTATTTGAAATTTCAATTTCTGACGTATTTTCGATTACCAATAACAGTGCTTCATCAATCCAATCTCTCTTAAAAGAGAGTACCGATTATACTTCTGATATCAAACTTAATAGTGCGCTTCAACATAAAATTGAGGAGAGCTTAAAAACCTTAATCACCCCCAATATAAAATATGCCTATCTTTTGTACAGAGACAGCCGAGGTGTATTTAGATTTCTAGGAGATGCTTCTAAGCATGAGGATAAGGCATTTATCGACCAAAAATTTGATGCTGATAGCCCCGAATGGCTTGATATTTATGCCCAGAAAAAAGCTTTGATTATACGGCATTCAATGCTCCAACAACTCTCAATGAGCTACCTTGTTCCCATTATGTATCAAAACAATGTCGAACTTATTTTAGCCATTGATTTTTCCATCCAAAAAGTTGAAGAAATTAACCAAATCATTCATATGATACAAAATGGTATTTTCGTAGTTATGGCAGTTATATTTATTATCTTGTTCTTTGTCATTATTCAAGCAGTACGATTTCGAGCCGTTAAAAAAACTGCTTTTATTGATAAACTCACCAATGTATACAACCGAAATTATCTTCAAAAATATGAAGATTTCATTAATCTCAATGACTATATTTTAGCAACCTTGGATATTGACTACTTTAAAAAAGTCAATGATACTTACGGGCATGATGCCGGTGATAAAGTTTTAAAACAAGTTGCCGACACAATCTTACTCGCTATTCGCCATAAAGATGATATCGTCATACGTTATGGGGGCGAAGAATTTTTAATTTTGGCCAAAACGCGTAGAGATGATCACTTAGGCGCACTGAATGTTATTGAAAGGATTTCTCATACAATTCAAGAAACGAGATTTCATATTTCTTCCAATGAATCGATCAAAGTCACTGTCTCTATTGGGGTTAATTTAGTACCATACAAATCAAGAACCTTCTCTGAAGCCTTTAAGCTAGCCGATATAGCACTCTACAATGCTAAAAATAAAGGTAGAAATACGATCGATATTTACGATGAAAATGAATATACCCAAAATCTATGCCTATCACTCAATGAAATAAAAGCAGCCATTGAAGAAAATAGAATCCTTTGCTACTATCAAGCCATTGTTGACACACAAACACAAAAGTTATCGCACTATGAAGCTTTACTTCGCATTATTGATAAAAATGGCTCCATTATCTTACCTGAAAAAATTCTCCCAACGATCAGAGGAACTTTTGTTCTACGAAACATTACGAAAGAAGTATTACGAATTTGTTATGAACAGTTAGTCGAAAAACCATCTATTGCTATTAATATCAATCTAAATCCTCATGATATTATTGATGAAGCAATCCTTACTCTTTTAAAGAGTTATGCAAAGCAAAAAAATATCGCTCACAGAATGGGATTAGAAATCATAGAGAGCGAAGAGATAACCCATCGAGATGATGCAAAAAACAATCTTTTGATGCTCAAAAAATTGGGATATCGAATTTTGATTGATGATTTTGGCAGTGGCTACTCCAATTTTATCTATCTTACAGAAATTAAAACTGACTTCATTAAAATTGATGGCACTATCATTCAAAAGATTTTGGATGATAAAATCTCATTTTTACTGGTTAAAAACATTGTCTCTTTTGCCAAAGAAGCGCATATAAAAGTTATTGCGGAGTATGTTAGCAATGAGATGATTTATGACAAAATAAAATCTTTAGGAATTGAGTATTCACAAGGTCTCTTTTTCGCTGAACCAACCCCTTCAATAGCCTCCTAA